From the Pediococcus acidilactici genome, the window ATAGTGTCATTTTCTCCAGTATAGCCAATCTTTTGAACAGTATTTTTATCCATTAATAGTAATTGACCTTGTTTGAATTCAAATTGTTCGTTGTTTAACGATTGAATACAGTTTCCAGAGTACATATAGTTAAGTTCGATAAAGTCATGAGTATGGGCGGGAACATAAGAAAAACGATTTCCCTTAACGATGGTTAAATCACCGTGCTTGAAAAAATTATATTTAGGCATTTTGGGAATTGGACTTTCCTTAAAGTTAAGCTTCATATAATTATAATTTGCATGATTTTTCCGTTGAGTTTCCTCTACGTAGTTCAAGTCACGTATTTTTTTATCTAAAGCAATAAAATCCATTATAAACTGCTCCTTTTAACTACCTGTAGTTTTGCAATTATTCGGGTGGACTGGAGATATTGTAGCACTTATTTTAAGCGCTTACAATGAGACTAGTTAAGGAGGAGAGATATATGCAAAAACAAAGTGATATTTTAGTGAAAAAGTACCGACCTTTAGCTACAGCAGCAGGGATCGGTTCAATTTTGGGCTCTGGAATCATTGTTGGATTATCGGCAACTATTACGGTATGGCAACAGGGATTAGCGCTATCAAACACACAGGTTGGAGTGATTTCTGGAGCATTAACTTTTGCAATTGCGATTGGTTCATTAATTGCTGGATGGATTACCAATATTTTCGGGTTAACTCGATCATTTAACTGGTTAAATTTAGGTTACGCAATTGGAGCATTAATATGTGTTTTAGCTAACAGTTATGAAATCTTATTAGCAGGAGTTATCATCGCTGGATTAGCTTCAGGAGCAGACCTACCAATTAGCTTAACGGTTATTTCACATGACGTACCGGACGATAAAGCTACGGCAAAATTGGTGTCTTTTACCCAAATTTTTTGGCAAATTGGGGTGTTTTTCTCTTACGGCTGTGCTTTTTTAGTTTCTAAAATGACGGGGGCAATTGGTGCGAGAATTGTTTTTGCTATTTTAGCAATTTGTGCCGCAGTTACTTTTATCTGGCGGACATTATCACCCCGATTTAAAAATTTTCATTACGAAGCCAATCAACGAATTAATCAGTTACAGCCAACGAAAAGTACTGAATCTGGTTCATTAATAAGAATACTTCGGCAAAATCATAAATATAGCTTATTCTTTATTTGGATTATGATCTTCTATTGTTGTTGGAACTTGCTGGCAAATACATTTGGACAATTTCAAACATTTACTTTGGTACAAGCGCACGCTACTCAAAGTTTTGCTACTGGAGCAGGATTAATATTAAACGTAATTGCCTTGCTGGCGTCGATTTCGTTTGCATCAGTAGCAGGTAGTCGTTACCGAAATAAATTTTTTATAGTTGGTTCCATTGTTGAACTATTTGCTATGTTAGGCTTGGCGTTAAGTAGTCACGCATTATGGCCAATTGTAATTGCTATTGGATTCTATAATTTAGGTAATAATATTGCTGGTGAGGCCATGTATAAAGTATGGACACAGGAATCTTTCCCTATAGACAGTCGGGCTTCGGTACAGGGATTTATTAATGGATTTTCTCGTTTCTTATGTGGGATTTTTGCATTTGTTACACCTACGCTAGTTTTACCAAGCCACATCCGTATAACCATGTTTGGCTTTGCTGGAGTTGTTGCTGTGTGTTTGGTTGCGGGACTGATAATGATTCATCTACAAAAAAAGTACCAGATTAACGTTGAGGAGTGAAATACGATGGCATTTACGTTTCAAATTAATGATAATGTAGAATTCAACCATGATAAATTACTACTAAAAAAAGCAGATGATAACGTTCCCGAATTAGTTAAGCAAGTGGTAACTCCAACAAAACTAGTTGAGACGGTAGCTAATGAAGGACTATTAGATAACGTGGGGATACAGAAGGTGGCCGATATTGCTCAGCTTAGTCAAATGAGACTCGGTAGAGATGAACGAGTGATTTTAGATTTTGGAGATCACTATGTCGGGCGTTTCTCAGTTAAAATTAAATCAGTTGGATCGCCCATGGATGCCCCATTAACATTAAAATTAAAGTTCGCTGAGTTACCCACTGAATTAAACCAAGAGAGTAAGGATTACCATGGCTGGTTGAGTCGTTCGTGGATGCAAGAAGAAGTCATTCACTTGGACGAATTACCTACAAAACTATCGTTGCCTCGCCGATACAGTTTTCGATATGTGGAACTTAAAGTGGTGGATACTTCTCCTAAGTGGCAAGTTAGCTTCTTTGAGCCCACGTTAATTGCCGAAAGTACAGCACATGGGATACCTACTCAGTTTGTTACTAACGACGTCCTTTTAGAAAAGATTGACCAAGTAGGGTTAAAAACACTTGCTGATTGTATGCAGAATGTTTTTGAAGATGGCCCAAAACGGGATCGACGACTTTGGATTGGAGATTTAAGGTTACAAGCATTAGCAGACTATGAAACTTTTGATAACCGACGATTGGTTAAAAGATGTTTGTATTTGTTTGGAGCGCTAACAGCTAAAGATGGGCGAATACCTGCTAACGTTTTTGTGAAACCGACTTATACACCAGATGATACCTTTCTACTCGATTACAGTTTATTTTTCGTTAGTATTTTAGACGATTATTTCCGTCATACTGCTGATCAAACGATGTTGGACGACTTATACCCAGTAGCTAAAAAGCAAATTGACTATGTAATAGAAAATATGGTTCAAGAGGATGGTAACGTCATATTTGATGAAGATTATCCAGTTTTTATTGATTGGTCTAACGAATTTAACAAGGATACCGCGGGAATTGCCATTATTATTTACACTTTAAGACAGTTTATACATTTGGCAAGGCATCAAAAGTTACCTACTATTAACCACTACAAAAAAAAGTTGGAACAGATTGTAAATTATGTTAAACAAAACCTTTTTGACGAAGAAAAGGGATTATTTATCTCTGGTCCCAATCATGAAACTAACGTTGCTAGTCAAGTCTGGATGGTTTTAGCTCAAGTAATGACTCCTGAAGAAAGCCAACGATTGATGACTAATACGGTCAAAAAACTATTTCCAATTAAGGGGATTGCAACTCCGTATATGTATCACCACGTTACTCAAGCACTTTTTGAAGCCGGATTAACGGATGTGGGAGTTCAATTACTAAAAGACTATTGGGGAAAGATGATTAATTTAGGGGCTGATACATTTTGGGAAGCTTTCGATCCTACAAGACCTAGCTACTCACCATACGGTAGCTCAATGGTTAATAGTTATTGCCACGCATGGAGTTGTACGCCAGTATATTTAATGAGAAAATATTTAAATTAGTTACTTGTGTTAGAAATAGGACACTAAAAAAGCGTTTGAAATCCCTTGGGAGGGAAGTGAACGCTTTTTTGAATATCTAAAATAAATCTGTAACCGGGTTATCCATGGTGATTTTTAAGCCCATTATCGGATCAGATAAACTATTGTTAGCCATATTTTGTTGACTAACCACGTGGGAAGCCAAATTTTTAAGTTGTAGGTTGCGTGGGTGAAAGTATTTCTTTTCAGCGAAAGCGTAAATATAGCGGTCTTTTGCGGTAAAATACCAATTATTCTGTTTTAGATTAGGAACGGCTCGGGTACCATATATGCCGTCACCGTAGGTTACCAACCATTTTCCTA encodes:
- a CDS encoding MFS transporter; the protein is MQKQSDILVKKYRPLATAAGIGSILGSGIIVGLSATITVWQQGLALSNTQVGVISGALTFAIAIGSLIAGWITNIFGLTRSFNWLNLGYAIGALICVLANSYEILLAGVIIAGLASGADLPISLTVISHDVPDDKATAKLVSFTQIFWQIGVFFSYGCAFLVSKMTGAIGARIVFAILAICAAVTFIWRTLSPRFKNFHYEANQRINQLQPTKSTESGSLIRILRQNHKYSLFFIWIMIFYCCWNLLANTFGQFQTFTLVQAHATQSFATGAGLILNVIALLASISFASVAGSRYRNKFFIVGSIVELFAMLGLALSSHALWPIVIAIGFYNLGNNIAGEAMYKVWTQESFPIDSRASVQGFINGFSRFLCGIFAFVTPTLVLPSHIRITMFGFAGVVAVCLVAGLIMIHLQKKYQINVEE
- a CDS encoding alpha-rhamnosidase, yielding MAFTFQINDNVEFNHDKLLLKKADDNVPELVKQVVTPTKLVETVANEGLLDNVGIQKVADIAQLSQMRLGRDERVILDFGDHYVGRFSVKIKSVGSPMDAPLTLKLKFAELPTELNQESKDYHGWLSRSWMQEEVIHLDELPTKLSLPRRYSFRYVELKVVDTSPKWQVSFFEPTLIAESTAHGIPTQFVTNDVLLEKIDQVGLKTLADCMQNVFEDGPKRDRRLWIGDLRLQALADYETFDNRRLVKRCLYLFGALTAKDGRIPANVFVKPTYTPDDTFLLDYSLFFVSILDDYFRHTADQTMLDDLYPVAKKQIDYVIENMVQEDGNVIFDEDYPVFIDWSNEFNKDTAGIAIIIYTLRQFIHLARHQKLPTINHYKKKLEQIVNYVKQNLFDEEKGLFISGPNHETNVASQVWMVLAQVMTPEESQRLMTNTVKKLFPIKGIATPYMYHHVTQALFEAGLTDVGVQLLKDYWGKMINLGADTFWEAFDPTRPSYSPYGSSMVNSYCHAWSCTPVYLMRKYLN